The DNA sequence CCAGGCTGGCGAGATCAGCAAAGGTGTTTTGGGAAGTATACGCATGGGATACGTAGGTTCGGCCATGCAGAACGTCATTCCGGCGTTATTTGGCCAGTTCAAAACCCACTTGCCTGGCATCCAGTTTTCTTTGCAGGAAATGGACAACAACCAGCAGGTAGAGAGTTTGCTCAGTAGGGAGATTGACCTAGGCTTTGTGCGTTTGCAAAAAGTACCGGCAAGGCTGGCACTTCGTCCTGTTTGGGAAGAGACTTTTTCGTTGGTAGTACCTTTGGATTATCCGCTAACAAAGGAGGGATTTCGGGATTTGAGTACCTTACGCAAAGAGCCGTTTATCTTATTTGAGGAAGATTACAGCCCCAGTTATTACGCCAAGGTGATGAGTATATTTTCGGATAGTGGCTTCACGCCCATCGTTGCACACAAGACCGTACACGCCAATACGATTTACCGCCTGGTGGAGAATGGTTTTGGAATATCTATCGTTCCTACCTCTTTGCAAAAAGGTTACCAGCCTTCGGTTCGGTTTATTGAACTGCCGGAGATCAGTCAGCGGGCTGTCCTTTCCGTCATCTGGAACAAGGAAAACCAGCATCCGGTCTTGCCACAAATACTAGAGATGGTTATCGGTAAAGGTGCCTGATTGCAAGCCGTAAAGACGCAATGCATCGCGTCTCAACATATATAATATGAAAGGATTAAAACGAACAGCAGTCATGGTGGTCTTGCGTTGCGGAACGCAGTTTTTGTTGCTCAAGCGAGCCAACGAACCCAACCGCGGACTTTACGTACCGGTGGGAGGAAAGGTCGACCCCTACGAAGACCCCTACCAAACCGGCTTGCGAGAAGTAGAAGAAGAGACCGGCATCAAGCTGCAACAATTGTGCTACATGGGCTCCTTAGTGGAAACCTCGCCCGTGGAATACAATTGGTGGTGCAGCATTTATATGGCAGATATTCCGTGGCAGGAAGCTCCACCCTGCGATGAAGGGGAGCTGGAATGGATAGACTTTTCCGCTTTGGAAACACTGGCAACCCCAGCTACCGACTGGCACATCTATCAATACATGGCCCGTGAACAAGCCTTCGCCATGCGGGCCATGTATGACGAAAATCTACAGCTGACCTTTATGGAAGAGGAGATAGAGGGGAAGATTTTGGTTTAAAACTTATTCTTCCACATCATACTCTCCACGGGTTTGATGGTACGGGTGTTGTATTTAGCGTTGTCTTTTTTGTTGTAGTAATTTTCGATATCGCCGTCGACCATGAAGTAAATCAGCTGACCTATCGGCATTCCTGCGTAAACCCTTACCGGGTGGGTACAGGAGATTTCGAGGGTCCAGGTATTGCAAAAACCTACGTCGCCCTTGCCAGCTGTGGCGTGGATATCGATGCCTAGGCGGCCTACACTGCTCTTGCCTTCGAGGAAAGGGACGGTAGCGTGGGTTTCGGTATATTCGAGCGTGACGCCAAGGTAGAGGGTGTTGGGGTGGAGTACAAAACCTTCTTCGGGGATCTCAAAGTGCTCGATTTCGTTGTGCTTTTTTGCGTCGAGGATATGATCTTTGTAGTGAGCCAACCACTTGCCGAGGTGCACGTCGTAGGAGTTGGTACCCAAGCAGCTACGGTCGAAGGGTTCGATGACAATTTCTCCGTTGTCAATGGCTTCCAGTATCTTGATATCGCTGAGAATCATAGCTAGTATACAATTTGACGGGCGAAGATAGGGAATTGGGTTTAGTGTAGGTATAAATTGAACTAAGCAATGTACCCTTCACTTGGGATGTCGATTCAAAATGTGATAAAATAAAGCCATGAGAAAAAACAAAATAATCGGACTTGTTTTAATACTGATAGCCCTAGCAATCATTGCAATAAGTTGGTCTAGTTCAAAAGATACATCTGCTCCTAAACCCATTGATGATCCGCAAATATTGAGCTATGTAATAGACTTGGAAGAAGACCCATTGGTCTTTTATTCCACCGATGAATCGGGCGAATATTTCGAGAATCATGGCCGCCTGAAACAGTGGCTTGCCGAGAAGAATAAAAAATTAATTTTTGCCATGAATGGCGGAATGTACCTGCCTGACCTGTCGCCACAGGGCTTGTATATAGAAGACGGTATCAAGAAAAAGCAGATAGACCGACAGCATAAAGGTTATGGCAATTTCTACCTGTATCCTAATGGAATCTTTTACATCACGGACGACCATCGCGCTTTTGTAGTAAGCACCGAAAACTACGTGGAAAAAGAAAACCACAGGTACGCCACCCAATCGGGGCCAATGCTGTTGGTCAACGGAGAGATTCATCCAAAATTTAACGAGGGGTCTACCAATCTCCACATCAGGAACGGGGTAGGGGTTTTGCCCACTGGGCAAGTGTTATTTGCGATGTCTAAAGAGAAGATCAATTTTTTCCATTTCGCCCAATTCTTCCAGAAACATGGTTGTCAAAATGCGTTGTACCTCGACGGGTTTGTCTCTCGCACCTACCTGCCTGGTAAAAATTGGGTGCAAGAAGATGGGAGGTACGGAATCATTATCGCTCAGGTAGAGTGATCGTATGATCGTATTGGTACGATTGGGGGTATTTACTAAGTCGGAGTTGGGAAGTGGGAAGTCGGAATTATTTGGTTCGCCTAGAGACGAGCTCTCCTCTTGGTTTTCGTGTGTTCCGCTACTTCCGACTTCCTCCCGAATCCTCGGGATCTGACTTCCGACTTTGACGCTCATCGTATGATCGCACTGGTACGATTACCTTCGCACCCCGCCGCAACCTCAAAGATTAAGTTTTTGACCCTAAATGCTTGAATACAAAAAGGTACCACTAACTTTGCACCATGATAAGTCCATTGAAGAACAAGGAGCAGATACTAGCGAAGCTGGGGATCACGGAATTGAACACCATGCAAGAGGAGGCCCAGCTGGCCATTGAGCATGCTAACGACCTGGTCTTGCTATCCCCGACGGGGAGTGGTAAGACATTGGCGTTTTTGCTGCCGCTGATCGGCATGTTGAACCCTGAAAGCGAAGAGGTACAGGCGCTGATTTTGGTGCCTTCCCGAGAACTGGCGATCCAGATTGAGCAGGTGGCCCGCGAAATGGGGACGGGCTACAAGACCAATGCCGTTTACGGTGGTCGCCCCATTGCCAAAGATCGGGCGGAATTGCAAAAGCTGCCGGCGATCTTGATCGGTACGCCGGGGCGGGTGGCCGATCATTTGCGGCGACGTAGCTTCCGTACCAAAGAACTCCACTACCTGGTATTGGACGAATTTGACAAATCACTTGAGGTGGGCTTTGAGGAAGAGATGAGTGAGATTGTGAATTTGCTTTCGCATCTCAAGAAGCGCATCCTCACTTCGGCAACTCCGGCCGTAGAGATTCCTGATTTTATTCAGCTGAATAAGCCCGCAAAGATAGATTTTCTGGGAGATGGGGTCGTAAATCTGGACATCAGGAGCATCATCTCGCCGACCAAAGACAAGCTCCAGACGCTGGGTGCAGCACTCCGCCACCTGGGCAAGCAGCCAGGGATCATTTTCTGCAATTACAAGGCCAGCATTGATCGTGTTAGTGAATATTTGAATGAGTTGGGGGTCCCCCACGCCCTTTTTCACGGCGGCTTGGAGCAACGGGATCGCGAACGCTCGCTGATCAAATTCCGTAATGGCAGTCATCAGCTGCTGCTAGCGACGGACCTCGCTGCGCGTGGTATTGATGTGCCGGAGATCAAGTTCATCATCCATTACCATCTGCCGCACCGGGCGGAAGAATTTACCCACCGGAATGGTCGTACCGCCCGGATGCACAAGGAAGGTACCGCCTACGTACTTCACTGGGAAGGCGAAGAACTACCTGACTTCATCGGCGAGCTGCCTGAGCAAATCCTCAACGAAGCCCCGCTGCCCGAAGCGGTAGACTGGACAACTGTATTCGTTTCCGGTGGCCGTGGCGATAAAATCTCTAAAGGCGACATCGCCGGCTTTTTCTTCAAGCAGGGCCGGATGCCCAAAGATTGCGTCGGTAACATTGAGCTGAAACAAGATTGTGCCTTCGTGGCCGTCCGCCGCAACAAACTCAAACAACTGATCGAACTGACCGACAACACCCACCTAAAGAAACGGAAGGTGAGGGTGTATGAGGTGTAGGGGAAGTTGGAAGTGTTTGAAGGTTGGTTGATTGTTGATTGTTGACTATCCCTGAAATACGTTGACAACAAATTTAGTTAAAAATGAAGTCAACGAATAAGGTTAATCGGCCCAAAAGGCGTCGTAATTACAGTGAAACCTTTAAAAAAGCGCGAGTTAAGGACTACGAAGAAGGTACCTTTAGCGTGGCCCAGATGGGTCGTTTATACAGCATCCATGTAAATATTCTGTACCGCTGGATAAGTAAGTACAGCGCGTACGATCAACAAAAAGCGATAATAGTGGAAGTACCAAATTCCCAGACGGAGAAGGTTAAATTGCTGGAAAAGCGGGTGGCTGAACTAGAACGTTCTCTAGGTCAAAAACAAATTAAATTGGACTACTATGAGAGCTTTATAGAGGAGCTTCGTGAAGCAGGAATAGATGTTGAAAAAAAAAGTGGTTTTACGACTCCCTTGTCCGGCTCTTGTCGAAATACAGATCAGAAATGAAGAGTCCAAGTAATGAACAAGTATATACTGCACTAGGTACTTCGCGTCAATCGCTGTCGCAATATTTACGTCGGCGAGCGGATTATCAGGACGGGGTGTATTCAGCGGAAGCAATGCTGTTGACACACCGTGCAGATCACGGAGGTTTGGGTCTTGAAAAGGCCTACTATATGATCCAGCCAGAAGGACTAGGTCGCGATGCATTTATTCGAGAGATGACTCTATTGGGTCATTCGCTGGAACGAAAAAGGAGCTACATTAGAACTACGAAGAGTGGTGGTTTACGGTATCCTAATTTAGTTAAGTTGCTTACTATCATAGGTTTAAACCGAGTTTGGCAATCGGATACGACTTACTATCGCCTAGAGGACAAGTATTACTATCTGACGTTTATCATAGATGTGTATTCCCGGCTTATAGTGGGCTATAGCGTAAGTGATAACCTCCGAGCTAGAGCAAACATAGAGGCTCTGAAAATGGCCTTGCGGTTGCGTCGTGGTATGGATTTGAGTGAACTGATCTTCCACAGTGACGGGGGCTCCCAGTATCGCAGCAATGACTTTATAGAAGTATTGAGATCACGAGGAATCAGCTCTAGCATGTGCATTACAGCATTGGACAATGCGTACGCAGAGAAGCTCAATGATGTGATCAAGAATGAATACCTTGAGCACTGGCCAATCAGAGATTATAGAGCACTGAGAAGGTACGTGAAGAGGGCTGTAGAGAACTACAACAAAGTGCGTCACCATAGTCAGTTACCGCTGCGAATTGCACCTTTGGGATTTGAATGTTATCTTGAGGAGAGTAAGGGGCAAAGACCACCATCGTTGTTGATACGAGACGGCGAAGCAAAAGAGTTGGAATACCAGCCAATGGCGGCTCAGAATCTGACTTATCCCAGTAGCGGAGCTTTTGATGGGACAAGTCAGATTCTGCCCGCATTTGTTAAGCTTGGTTTGCCAAAAGAAGATGGACAACTAGCACTCAGCTTTTAAGTAGAATGATTGATAAACCTGTCAACGTTATTTAGGGAAGGTCATGTTGACACCATCAACGATCAACCACCAACCATCAAACTTTGGCAAAATTCCCACCTCCCACTTCCGACATCCAAAACGCGTGAGCTGCCTGGCGGGGCTGCCCACAGGGCGGAGACCGACCAGCGGGAGGGCCGAGCGATAGCGAGCCCAGAAGGGAGCGACCCCGCCGCCAAACCTGGTAGAGACGTCGCACCGCTACGTCTCCCAACCCAGCCGCAAAACCACCCCGATGAGTAGAAAAGGCGGGGGCACGCCCAAAAAAAAGAAGAGAATTCACTAATTATCGTGCAAGAGCGTGAAAAGGTCAATGAAAAATTTTTTCTTTACGTGATGAAGGAAACTAGCACTACTACGTCCCCACTACCTGGCGATACAGATTTGCCCAGCAATGAGGAGGAGATCGCCGCACTTTCGACCCACCTTCCCGCTACGTTGAAGTATGCGGTGGAGGACTTTTTTCGGTTGCCGGAACAAACGGCTTTTCAACTGTCGCCCGACGGGAAATACCTGGCCTATTTGGCACCTTATGAACGGCGAAACAATATTCACGTACGCCTCCTGGGCGAAGATCAGGCAGTACGCATCACCCACGAAACGGACCGCAGTATAGGCAGCTTTTTTTGGGCCAGTGACCAACGGATTGTCTTTGTGAAAGACAGTGGCGGTAACGAAAATTACCAGCTTTTTGCGGTGGATAAAGATGGTGCTAATCCCCGTGATCTGACGCCATTTCCTGAAGTGACTATCCAGATCATTGATGACCTTTACGACGATGAAAATGAGCTCATCATTGGACTGAATAAAAACAATCCTCAGCTTTTCGAGCCTTACCGCATCAATATCCACACTGGTGAAATGAAGCAGTTGGCGGAAAATGTGGATCCCCTGCAACCGATCGTTCAGTGGCTGACGGATCATGAAGGCCGCTTGCGGGTGGCCATTCGTATGGTGGGCGGGGTAAACGAACAACTCTTGTACCGCCGCAAAGAAGAAGATGCTTTTGAGGTAGTGAGTGAAACGAGTTTCCGCGAGAGTTTAAGCCCCCTCTTTTTTGATTTTGATAATGGCGATGTCATCTTTTGTGCTTCCAACCTCAAGCGTGACAAAATGGCTATCGTGAAATTTGATCTCGCC is a window from the Lewinella sp. LCG006 genome containing:
- a CDS encoding LysR family transcriptional regulator, whose protein sequence is MSNQIELRHFRYFLALAETLHFRKAAEQLYISQPALSRQIQQLEQQLGYPLFARNNKQVELTPAGRFLQSELGLVLKQISNLLGQAGEISKGVLGSIRMGYVGSAMQNVIPALFGQFKTHLPGIQFSLQEMDNNQQVESLLSREIDLGFVRLQKVPARLALRPVWEETFSLVVPLDYPLTKEGFRDLSTLRKEPFILFEEDYSPSYYAKVMSIFSDSGFTPIVAHKTVHANTIYRLVENGFGISIVPTSLQKGYQPSVRFIELPEISQRAVLSVIWNKENQHPVLPQILEMVIGKGA
- a CDS encoding NUDIX domain-containing protein, with protein sequence MKGLKRTAVMVVLRCGTQFLLLKRANEPNRGLYVPVGGKVDPYEDPYQTGLREVEEETGIKLQQLCYMGSLVETSPVEYNWWCSIYMADIPWQEAPPCDEGELEWIDFSALETLATPATDWHIYQYMAREQAFAMRAMYDENLQLTFMEEEIEGKILV
- the dcd gene encoding dCTP deaminase, with the protein product MILSDIKILEAIDNGEIVIEPFDRSCLGTNSYDVHLGKWLAHYKDHILDAKKHNEIEHFEIPEEGFVLHPNTLYLGVTLEYTETHATVPFLEGKSSVGRLGIDIHATAGKGDVGFCNTWTLEISCTHPVRVYAGMPIGQLIYFMVDGDIENYYNKKDNAKYNTRTIKPVESMMWKNKF
- a CDS encoding phosphodiester glycosidase family protein; amino-acid sequence: MRKNKIIGLVLILIALAIIAISWSSSKDTSAPKPIDDPQILSYVIDLEEDPLVFYSTDESGEYFENHGRLKQWLAEKNKKLIFAMNGGMYLPDLSPQGLYIEDGIKKKQIDRQHKGYGNFYLYPNGIFYITDDHRAFVVSTENYVEKENHRYATQSGPMLLVNGEIHPKFNEGSTNLHIRNGVGVLPTGQVLFAMSKEKINFFHFAQFFQKHGCQNALYLDGFVSRTYLPGKNWVQEDGRYGIIIAQVE
- a CDS encoding DEAD/DEAH box helicase; its protein translation is MISPLKNKEQILAKLGITELNTMQEEAQLAIEHANDLVLLSPTGSGKTLAFLLPLIGMLNPESEEVQALILVPSRELAIQIEQVAREMGTGYKTNAVYGGRPIAKDRAELQKLPAILIGTPGRVADHLRRRSFRTKELHYLVLDEFDKSLEVGFEEEMSEIVNLLSHLKKRILTSATPAVEIPDFIQLNKPAKIDFLGDGVVNLDIRSIISPTKDKLQTLGAALRHLGKQPGIIFCNYKASIDRVSEYLNELGVPHALFHGGLEQRDRERSLIKFRNGSHQLLLATDLAARGIDVPEIKFIIHYHLPHRAEEFTHRNGRTARMHKEGTAYVLHWEGEELPDFIGELPEQILNEAPLPEAVDWTTVFVSGGRGDKISKGDIAGFFFKQGRMPKDCVGNIELKQDCAFVAVRRNKLKQLIELTDNTHLKKRKVRVYEV
- a CDS encoding transposase, which produces MKSTNKVNRPKRRRNYSETFKKARVKDYEEGTFSVAQMGRLYSIHVNILYRWISKYSAYDQQKAIIVEVPNSQTEKVKLLEKRVAELERSLGQKQIKLDYYESFIEELREAGIDVEKKSGFTTPLSGSCRNTDQK
- a CDS encoding transposase, whose product is MKSPSNEQVYTALGTSRQSLSQYLRRRADYQDGVYSAEAMLLTHRADHGGLGLEKAYYMIQPEGLGRDAFIREMTLLGHSLERKRSYIRTTKSGGLRYPNLVKLLTIIGLNRVWQSDTTYYRLEDKYYYLTFIIDVYSRLIVGYSVSDNLRARANIEALKMALRLRRGMDLSELIFHSDGGSQYRSNDFIEVLRSRGISSSMCITALDNAYAEKLNDVIKNEYLEHWPIRDYRALRRYVKRAVENYNKVRHHSQLPLRIAPLGFECYLEESKGQRPPSLLIRDGEAKELEYQPMAAQNLTYPSSGAFDGTSQILPAFVKLGLPKEDGQLALSF